The DNA segment AAACAACCACCTCACATGCACTCCAGCGCTGGCGTGAAGAGCGCACGTGTAAGGGATGGAAGAAGATTCGCCGTTCTTTCAGTGGAACCAGTGAGGATGTGAATGCAACAGTGAGCACATTTTATTATGTGAAAagtaaacaacacaaagacCAAGGAAATCActccatttttaattaaaaaaaagacataaaaaatcacttttttttcaggtgaaacCTTAAAATTTGACCAACATTCGTGTGATTTCGTCCTCGCTGTCATGACTCTCCTTTCACTTTAAACAGGTTAAGCTTGGTTTCTACATTTCTATGCAGAGCTCTTGCGCCATTGTGTGAAGGTACACCTGTGtttgtcggtgtgtgtgtgcgtcactCACAGGCAGCAGCAAGTGAGCAGAACCTGACGGAGCGGCGATAAAACAAACTCATCCTGCAAGACGCTGCAGCGAAATGTTTCTCTACAGGCATAAACCAAGGATAAACCGTCTTCACGTGACAAGGATGGAAGCTTCATCTTGACCTTCGGGAACTGCGTATAAAACCAAATCATGCGTCAACAGTCCAGCAGTGCTCAGCGAATGAATCGATACATGAAAAAATTGTGGTAGGTCGACAGATTTACATGGTAGTGACTTCAGTAatagttatttaaaaaatgctgtTGCATTATTCTGATTGATCTACAGCTGGACtcgactgaaaatgaaaaaaaataataaaaaaaaactcggACGATGCTTGATTCCGCACACATTATGGAGACTTGTCATCTTTGTGTGGTTAGATCAAGGTTAGAATCAATAAAGACTCAAGTCTGAAAAATAGAGGCGACAAGATGTTAAAGTTCTAGGTTGTGTGGGAACAGTCGTGGCTCTCCGCCTCAGAAGTATCCAGAAGTTCTTGACACGCCTtcacctgcctcctcctcctgtgaagTGCCAGCTGCTCGGGAAGATCCAGAGGAAACGCGTTCTGTTGGCTCTAGTGACTGAACCACGAGACTGACAGTCGGCTTCGATGCTGGTGTGAAAGCCCCAAAACCAACGAATGCCAATATAAAGAGGAGTAATGTCAGAGCGGGTGTGTGCAGCGCTGCGTGGCTTCTCTGGAAGGTCTCAGAAAAATCACAGATCTATGAAGCTACTTTTAGGTCCTACATTCAAATGTTTAGGCCTCTTAGAAAAGTTTGGTTTTCAGTGCTGTGACAGTTTCTGTTGACACGAATCAAActcaaaacactacaaaaaaaaaaaaaaaaacccagtgaaCTTCAAATGCAGCCAGAGGACAGATTCACGTCTGTCTTGCTTCTTTACAGTGTAAAAACCTGCCAGCAGAAGAATCCAGTGCCGAACAGACATTCTCACTGGCTTCATTTTGGTCAAGTCAATCTGAGGTATTGTCCTGCAGAGAATCCAAGTGGATAATTTtggttgaaaaaataaaaattgctaAAGCTCAAACTGAGTCTTGGTGTAATTGCCGTTGCTCAGTCAGTGTCTGAGCGCGGCGGCCCTGAGTTTGGCCGAGCGTCCTCGGGGGTTCTCTCTCACGTCTTCCTTTTCAGGGATGATCACTTTCCTGCGAAGTGGAACCCAGACGGCGTTTCCACCGCCCCTTTCATCACCTGCCAGCTTCTTATCCTTCCTGGAGGCGTGCTTTCTTGGGCTGAAGTGGTCCTGCTCCAAATTAGATAAGTCCTCTCCCTGCAGAAAACGCTTGACCAGTCTGTCTTCCAGTGAGTGGAAGGTGATCACGCAGAGGCGGCCTGCGGGTTTCAGCAGCGTCCGGGCGGCGCGGAGTCCCGCGTGCAGCTCGTTCAGCTCGTCGTTCACAAAGATACGCAGAGCCTGGAAAGTCTTGGTGGCCACGTGGGCGGGCCGGTGGAGCCGGTCTCTACGGGCATGGACGACGGCGGCGGGGAACGACCCTGAAAATGAGAACCAGCAACAGATAAGTGCAATGTATTGGATCATACTGTGACAGAATTTTGTATTATTGTTCAAACTGCATATTTTtgatacaatttaaaaaaaaaattaaaatgtttaaacattttattataagaATTTACAAAGCAATAGCAAGGAAGTCGTCGAGGCTGATGTTAAATTACTGAAGTACTCCGCTAGACTGAGAACTTCCCGGAGGCTCTCCACTCAGAGGGAAGTGGGCTTTCAGAACCACGTCCCTCACAGGGTCAGAGGTTAAAACAGCCTGACTCAGACAGGAAACACTCAGTCGCTTCACCAGTGGCCAGaatcagagaaacagaaagctcTGAAACAGtgagtcataaaaaaaaaaaaaaaaaaccccaagaaaATGAAAGATTGGCACAGCAAATCCATTTCAAGTGTTTGATATTCtacaaagcatgtttttggacataTTTGCTATTAATTTGTTGAAAGCTACATCTTTCGGGTCTTTCGAACCTTGACTGAAGTAACCAGCATATTAGTAATCTGATCTTACTTCAAACCAAAGTCTAAGAAAGTGTTTCTCTGCCTGCTGGCATCTCAGTGTCAGACTgataaaatctgttttcacCATCGTTCAGCTCCAGCTTAAAACCAACCTCAGAGCCTGAGACAGTGAGGGGTCCCGCCTCACCTATTCCTTATTCCTGCATCTATCCTTCACCAAGAGTCAGTGGTACTCCGTCGTCAGCTTACATATCCAGCACCtacagaagacggatggatggatggatgactgtgtgtacaaaaaaataaatctgacttggtgtttttccagttattttgtctttttctatttgatttataatctaattttgaaaacattttgctgcagaAGGGCGAGCTATCACTGTTTTTAGAGTCCATGAGCCAGGTTCTCCACAATTCTTTTCCCCATTGACAAAATATTCAGGTCGACACCTCTGTCCGTCCTCATCCTTCTTCAAGACTTCTTCGGTATTTAATTTAATTGGGTATTGTGTTACATTCAGCTTTTCAATGTCTTTTCGATGTTTTGATGCTGTTTATTTTATCCACGGGATTCTTTGGATCCATCTGCCTTTCGTATTAACATAAgagtgaattttaaaaaaaatcaaaccaagaATAATttcaacagaaagacagaaattctttctttttaaaaattaaaacatacaCATTAACTCATTTTCCCAGGAGGTTCACAGAGCATTAAAACCTACAGTATCAGTGAGTGGGGTGGTGGGTAACAACGGCTTTTGTCAAACCAAGTAAAATTGTGAACGTAACTTTGTACCTTTCCTCTTTTTATGCAGTCACCCATAAGCATCAACTTTAAAATCAGGAGAGCCATGTGATTGGGATACTAATCAAGAATATGTTCGTCTGTCCAGTTACATCCTTGTCAAGGAAAAGAAACGTCGTGTCAACGTCACCGATCTACACAGTAAAGACACAATTTCTTctgaaccagaaaaaaaaaaaaaaaaaaaaaaaaatctacggATGAAGTGGGTTCCTGCCGCACCACTTACCAGTTTCTATACAGCTAATCTACACCTTCATTCTTGTGACGGTCAAAACTCTCATGAAGCCTGATGAGTCCTATGCTCTATGACCTTCAGAGCAAACAGGTGTGATCAATGTGTGAAAAGAAGGTTGGAGAAGCCTGGTGTGGCCGTGGGGCTCAGCGGTGGGGGAGGAGGGCATGAAGCAGACCTCAGGGAAGCCGTGGGGGAGAGGTAAGGAGCAACACCTGTGACTAATAATCATTGATACCCCCTTCCAGCCAGCAGCTGGGGTTTAAATCTATGACGGGCGACGTCAGTTTTGTGTCGGAGGAGGACTCacggagagagacagagttgCTACACCTGGTGATTTCAATggtcagaagaaaaacagccttCTGGATGAAAACATCAAGCAAGCATCTTCTGCTTGGGAACAGTGGCCAATACGAGTGAAAtcataaagttgaaaaaaaaaaaacaacttagcGAAAATATCCACAAGGCGCAGTGAGCAGAGCGGCAATGCTCAGCGATGGGTCCATCAGAGGCTCCGTGTGGAGCagatggagggtggagatggTGTTGATATGGCTCATGTGTCACTAAAATACCCAAGTAAAGAGGCGCCAAATGCCTTTCTTGATCTCCGAAGTTCACAGAACGCCAAGATCAAGTTGAATCGTAGCGTAAAATCACCTCCATCCCAGCTAGAATTACTCTTCCAAATACTGTGGTTGATTCAGATATTGCTCTCTGCTTGGACCCCAATTCATCATCTGGTTTTTATAATAAAGAATAAGTGTGTCAGCTTGTCTCCCCACCattggcttcttcttctttttttttttttaatacttgtgAATGATTTACACCTGTAGACAATTTTTCATGTCATTCTTTTCACCTTTATGGCGTCTTTGGACCAGGGGAGAGGCCTGTCTCCGATGCACATGTGCATCTATGAGAATCAATGTGCCAGGCAGACAAATGCATCAGTCAGAGCAGATACgtggagcgagggggggggaaaaCTCCACAATTTCAAAAGGAAAGAACCAGAATTTAGTTAAAACCACCGGTGCTGAGGCTGGAACCAGACCTGGATTAGGAGTTAGTTGTGCATGAAGGAAACAGGTTTACGTTTTATGGGGTCCACCAACACAAACGTATCAAACAGGAGACGATTTGACACTCACACGGACCCAGAGAGAGGCTGCACTAAATGGAGAGGCGAGTGATGTGGCATTTCTCCCCTCCTACACTGAACAGCCCAAGGTGTGAGTCACACTGCAATCAATACAATGCCTGCACAGCGAGGACCAGCCCAGGTCTGGTCTCCCCGAGCCCTCTGCTCTCGCTCTAATTCATCTTTCAAAGGTCCTGCAGACTGATCCACGGAGAAGAGGCGAGATTAAGACGTGGACATAAAGGAGATTCCGgttatttaaaaagaacagCAACACAATGCAGATTTAACATCGCATGGGTCATTTGTGTTGCGTCTCATTTCTCAGCATGCTGTTGGTAGATTAGGAATCTAAACTCCTGATCAACAGCACGCAAGATGACAAGAAAGGCAATATCAGTACAATCAAGACTCCAAACCCGCGGTCCACTGTCATctccctgcaggaggacacCTTGTTTGAACCCTCgtggagtttgcgtgttctTGGCACTCGCCACTCGCGAGTTTCTAGAAACTGCCCCACAAAGCAAGCTTGTGTTCTGTTTGAAGAATCATCTATGTTCATGAAACACCTGCTCAGCATTTGTGATCATCAATTCAACTTGTCTAACTCAAAACACAGGCTCTGATGTCTCATTTGTTgctcaacattaaaaaaaaaaaagaaaaaaaaagaaaagaagtcatGCCTAATTAACAGAGTTCATGGAGAGTTTTTGAGGTTCTTTATATAATCAGCAATtctgtctgaaacaaaaagattaAACAGAATGATGACAAACTTAGGGTAATAATGAAAAGTCGGTCCAGTTTAAACTTAAAAATTAATTCAAGAATAATTACACATAAAGCTGCAGAATGTCACGTTATCTGTTCTGtaataaacactgtaaatggtAAACGTGCTTTTCCACGGCCAGTATTAACCCGTTCACACACAGCGGAGGTGCAGACCGCCATCCAAGGTGATCGAGCTCCATGGAGACCTAACTGTGCTTCGCCGTCTTGATGGGGGGGATCAAACATTAGGAGACGACCCGCTTTACAAACTGAGCCCCAGCTGCTCCGAGCGCTCGTGAATCATCCAGCATCAACAGGCCAGCTCCAGTCCAAAGGCTCCaaatcactgctgctgttgttcaaCTGTCTAATCAAGAGAATATCTCAGCTTCAAGTGTACTATTCAGACAATATTATCCTCATTATGTACCTGTTTAAACACAGAGTGTGCTGACAAAGAAAACCAACACAACACAAGCTGAGAAAGCATTTCAGTGAGAAATTCCCACATGTGAATGGCACTGACCCTAAATCCGCTGTTTGACCCGGTGACCAGGCTACAGTCAAGGTTTACTCTTATTGAATTATTGTTTTCCTGCGAGCTGGTATTAAAACTGGTTTTGGTGTGAATCTGCCATTCGCACTCAGCCAAGGAATGTTTCGAAACAAAAGAAGCATCGCGCTGTAACGCCGCTGAATTGTCACAGATGGACGGGTGTCTCTGCAGGTCTTTGCAAAGCCACCAGCTGATCGGGTCGCGTCAGTTCAGCACTCAGACTCTTCTAGTTAAATTTTAATTTATCAAGACTCGCTCCTAAATCAGGACCTCCAGCATCCAAGCGAGGATCTTTTAGAGAGAAAATGTAATAGTTTACTGTAACTTCGGCATGTAAACGGAGAGCTAATTAATGTAATATTCTACACAGTACTACTTATTTTTAAGAGGCACATGAACAATCTCATATGAGCATGAACGACATTCTGTGCAGCCGTAGACCCATTCCCTTTGGGTTTTCAGCAATTCCCAATACTTTTACCAATATACTATtcagattaaaataaagttaaagagcagttttgttttgttttgtttttcccaccaGCTACAGGTTTCGACTGTGATTtgctttttctattttcaatCGTAAGTCAGAATACGTAGGTTTACAGGTTTATATTATCCTGGTAGATTCAACATGTTTGACTGATTCTCTAATATAGAAATTAAAATCAACAAATACACATAAACAGCTACGGTAAAAACAGTTCAaaggtaaaaagagaaagaagagtcttcaaattaaaggtttttagctgcttttccttttttaggTCATAACAGAAAGCTGCATCGCActgtttcattctgtttatgATTTATCACAGGAACATCCAACAAAACAGcatttgaagatttttttttttttaagtagggATTAATATATATTCAATTAGAAGTTTATGAGAGGACTAATCCATGGGGAGATTTATAAGCAGTTAAAATAATGCTATAAATCCTTAAATGAGCCAGGCAGCCATTGCAAGGATGCTAAAGCAGGTGTTTTATACTCTCTCCTTCCTGTTTACGTTCTTACTTTCACGGCTGAATTATGGACAAGCTGTAATAGATCAATAGTTATATATATGGTAGAGCTGCCAATAAGGCATTACCACAGTGCAGCACGGATTCGTTTCCTAGCATCACGCTGCTTTAAGAACAGTTGATCATGTTCCCCGGTTCTCCAAAATTAGTAAATTTAACTTGATACAAGCGCCACAGGTTCAAAAGGTgtttaatttgttctttttaagACTTTCCTCCACTTTTCACCCCCCCACCGTATCGACAGTGGAGATAGCTGCAGTGCACAGCTGGTGTGGAACATGTGTATGCTGTGCATACGATCACTGTACAACCTGTGATTGTTTCCATGAATCCCCATTTTGTGAACTCGTTCATGAAATGGTGCTTCTGAGTACGAGCGAATGCAAAAGTTTTCGTTATCTGTGCAAAAAAATCCAGTTGAAATCATACCTCGTCTGCTGCATCACTTCTTCTTCACTCGGttttattcaaaaatatgagaaaggaaaaaaaaacaacccaaaaggGCTCTTTTTGTAATGTCtcaataccacacacacacacacacacacacacacacacacacacacacacacacacacacacacacacacacacacacacacacacacacacacacacacacacacacacacacacacacacacacacacacacacacacacacacacacactcccctgtATATTTTCCCTGCCAGTGCTGCAGTTGGTCACAGATCTCCCTCTGGAACTTTCTCGAATCAAGACCTCTTGGATTGTTCTGAATCAACATTGGTGGCGACTGGCTTTGCTCTTCAAAAAAGATCAAACAGCTGCTCTTACTCACACCTGTTCTCCCAGGGTGACACTGACGCAAACGCCGCTCGGTGCGGCAACTGTTGCAAACACGTCTCACTCATTCAGCAGCACAATCCGGGAGTCATAAATCTTCAAGAACAACGAAGAAAACAATCTGCAAAGACAAATAATCCGTCCTCCGTTTCACGCATGAGTGTGTCGtgtcgtgcgtgtgtgtgggtgtttgtgtttgtgtcaggtaaaaaagaagaagagggaaagaaaaaaaaaaaaaagagaagccgTGTGGAGTCAGAGAGACGAGTGACTGCATGTGCCATACTGTTTTCAAGGCATTAGCCACATTCTGCTTCAGACacctccgtctctgtctgtgtctcatCTGTGTCTCTCATCTCGAAGGCAGGTGTGGAAGAAAGACACCCAAAccagggggggggaggaggaggaggaggagaggatgatgACTGAGATCACAAAGCACGTAATTTTCTGAGACAcacatgtcccaccgggagacAGCCTTAATAACCGCACtcgtgttttattttcccttaCAGCCTCCTGAAAGCTGCGGGGAATTAATCAGGGTAGTGCCGAGCTACCTGCCACCACGCTGGCCAGCTGCTGCGTCCGGGTGATGGGGTTGACACGGCGTGCCTCCACAATGGCTGAAGCTATTTTCCTGGCGTGTCTCTCTTCCCCGTATGCGGCGAGGATGGATGCGAGAGCCTGTTGATCTAAGGTATTCACAACGTCAGCAGCGCGGGGCATGTCGGGGTACCTACGCACAAAGAGAAGCCCAATTAAGCTGCTTGACGTCATGTCCTTGCTGACAGTGGCGAATCCTGACAACTCTGAGATACAGCTGAAAACCTTTATGGCTGACGGTTATGAATAGAATGATTgtgagagaaggagaggagcgACGCAGGTTGTGCAACTGCTCATAAATGAGTTATCTTATCTGGCTGCTTTGCACATTATACTGACATTGTCAAGTGATTTAAATTTAtcactggaaacactgaaaacgcatCACATGTCTGCATATTACTATATGATAACATCAAGCTGGACTTACAATACATTTGTGTCTTCAATCATGTTTTAGATTAAGATGTTGCATTTTAATGATCAGcattggagtgttttttttttttaaataaaaataatggcATGAAAAATGATCCATGAATGTTATTTTGACTGTGAGGCTGTTTGCTCAACACTGGtttgcagaaacaaaaaaaccccacagaagTGGAACAGAGTCAAATGTGGGCAAAATTGTACAATTCAGAGCAGAATCAttcaaaatgagattttttttttcgagcATGTTTATAAATGTGAATAATCTAGACAGTTACGGAGACAACCAAAGCCAGAAAATCCACCTATAGCCATAATTTTACAACACATGAAGTCAGTAAGAACGGCTTTTGTCATTATGGCTTCTGTTAATGTTAATGGACATACATGACAGCAAGAGAACATTTTGTCCTAAAGGGTGTGAGTGAAACGGCATCATGGGTGAGCAAGGGTCACCGAGGCACAGGGTCCCATGTAGGCAACACCTCAAAACGTAAAGGAATCTGTTGCTAAAAGTCTCAGTTCCAGCTGCCCGAGTGGCCAAACTTCAAGTCCATGAGAGTGCAGGGCTGTTTCTCTGCTGCAAATGTTGCGCCGCTCTGAATATTATGCAGTTGGTCACTGATGTGACTGAAACTAAACCCGGTCCAAACGTAAAGCCCTGATGATGTTTATCTTTTATGAAAATATTACGTTCCTCCTTTTTGTAGCAAGGGTCTTCAGTTATTTACATGTATATTCACACTTTTAAAGAAGCCATCTTTTTGTCCTGATGTTCCACTTTACACAACATGCTAAAAAAAGTCTTAATGTGGCAATCTGAATTACGTCATAACTATGAACACGTAAGGAAGTTTCTGTTTTGCTGTTAAGCTGGCTGAGATGTCATTGACATAAATAGATGGATGATATGAATGGAAAAGCAGGGTTGACATGAAATAAGACAGAGgttctgtctttgttgtcaAACTTACATGTTTTCTATGACCATTCCAATCCGATGGTTACAAACTACATTTGTTCAACATGTGGCATCGTGTTTCCTCATTTGCTACTAAAATGGGAACAGGCACAAAAATGAGGCTCGAAACTATATTTAAACTGAAAGAAACTTCATTATTTTGTCAAATCCAACACATAAccagttttctcttgaaataaTGAAGGCTGCTGTGTTCTCCAGCCTTGCCCCTGCACAGAGATTTTGCcagatattttaaaagtttttattgatattttgcATACTTTAagtggtttgatttttttctttctatcttCAGATTTTTAATTAGGGAGCATTTATCTACaatcattttgaacatttttttttttttttaacaggctgGTGAACTTTAGCCCTTCTAAAATAATATTTCCATACTCAGTCGTGACTAACCTATTACTAATTACCTAACTGGTTGAAAATACTCCTGCAGTGCTGATTCTTCAGTCTAGTGTTGTCACCGTATTTACTTTTTAGAAATGTGTTACTGCCGTTGAATGCTCAATGTCctcattttcttcttgaaaTGATTATAACTCTTGATCTGAAACATGACATGTGCCTCTTGTGGGAGGAGCCAGACTTTCAGAGGGGCGGTCATTGTTTGCAAAGAATTCACGATGGTAAAACTTTCAATTCAAATCTTAAAACACAATTTCATTGATGAAGTTACTGTCGGAGCGcttgaaaaatttaaaaaaaattataaaatgagCTTCAGTGCAAAAACCAGAAGTATAACAGGTGCAACGTTTGCAGActatatttgaatatttcaatttgaaagcatctgactttttcctttttatttcctATAGATGCAAACAGTCGTACATCTCATTACGTAGGTTGTGTGATAAGAAAATAAAGATATTAACCCGTGTGCATGATTTCTTCGCAGCTGCTTTGTTGTTGACTCACTCATTATTGCACATTGTTGCACCAGTGGCTCTGATTATACATCCAGCACCTGCAAACACTCCAGCAGCTGTGTGAAGCCCGTCTCTTACCTCTCGCCGTCCATTCTCATATCCAAGGGACCATCCTTGCTGAGGGCGAAGCCTCTCTCCGCCTGATCCATCTGCATGGAGGAACAGCCAGCGTCCAACAGGACGGCATCAATGCTGCCTGGCTTAATGCTCATGTTAGACAGCAGGGCTTCAAGCTCGCTGAACCGGCCGAGCAGCGGCTTCACACGGCCGCTGGAGGACAAGGGACAGAAAAATGGTTGCACAATTAGACATATATGCCACACAAGGCTTCCATATGAGAAGCAGCATTAAAATACCAACAGATTTAATTGGATTCATGCATCTTTACatagatttgtttttgtaataagtTTGTCAAGTGACAGCAAAAATATACACAGTTGCATAGTAATTTTCTgaccaaacagaaaacaggttGTGTTCATGCTTTTGGttcttcagcttcagctgaatTACAATCCGAGCCACCACTGAGGTGTAGTGTGAGGATAGTGAGCAGcaaacactctttttttttttttttctgttctttctttttcacctcATTCAACCTCAAGCAACGACAGCTACTGAATAGGAATGATAAACAAACTCCCACCTTCAATTTGTCGAACATAAAGACACATAGAATTTCGAAGCATAAGCCCCATTTAACTTCCCACAGGTCAGGGtaatttaaagtaaatgttttgGCGCAGAAACGCGATTCATTGGTAAAAACACATTAGCCGGAGTAGCTTTCGTGTGAGCCTCTgaaaaataaccttttttttttttccccttcaggAAGGAAGCAACTGCTTGTGAAAACCTTTTGAGATCCTTCTAAGACTGTGTACTCACTTCCACATGCACGAATGGCGAGATCCTCAAGCCAcattcatgcatttttcatgtgACCTTTTAACATTGTGTAAACAAGGATGTTGGCAGAAGAGAGCAACAGGAGTTAGCAGCTATACATTGAGGGCAGGAGGTCTTCTGCAGCCCTCTTCACCAGCGCCTTTCTACAGATGAACgttgattgttttttaaatcaataaatcagtgtATTGACAAAGAtctgaaaaactgatttttgtttttaatggcaaaagtaaaaaaaaaaacaacaactaaaaaaaaaactgtgttctctTCATACCCACAGCTACAAAGTATCTTAGCCCACCATTTCAGTGTAGAAGCTGAAGTCACAGGCTTTATATCTCAGTGAGAGACCAACCTCTGCTGACTGATGCATTTCACGACTCAGGGATAATAAAAAACATTCGCTGTGGCCAAAATGTCTCAGAAAAATCCAAACTCACCGTTGATATGTCAGCAACAAAAAAGACATATTCGTTGGCATTCAGAACATTTAATTAGTGGCATGCATTTCTGTTTCTCGGCAAACAGGCATTTCACTATGAAGCCACAGAGCCATTATTATTACAAAGTGAATCAAAATGTTTGGATACGTATGCTCCTGGATCATTATGCTACATCAAGGACAGACAACTCTGATTGTTGAAAGGCCTGCAAAGGCCGCCAGACTGGATCTACCTGAATGATTTATGAGAATCATAGTGGCTTATCTGAGGAAAAGGACTATTTTTTGTccctttttcaaaaaaaaaaaaaaaaaatatattaatttgGTAATATTTCTTCCTATTTCTTCTAACTAATGATATGATGATCACAGAAGGCATGAAAATAAGTTGTACTACACAATGAAATGTGTATTGCTTGTGTAAGATTTGAAGAATTTGCATAATTAATGACAAAACATAAcatttctgctttctgcttctcACATATTGACATTGACGTGGTCGAAAATCACATTTAACTCCAAGTGGTGCACctgattgtaaaaaaaaaaaaaaaaactcctgatATTGCAGAATTAATATAAACAACTACAAGTACAGTGGATGGAAAATGATACATGGAATCTGTTTTTCCACatataaaactgaaatgtgtcACATCATGTAAAAGCATTCATTCTCTTACTCTGTAACCAAGTACCGTCAGAAAACACCTCATTGGTGCATAGAGTTGGCTAATCTCAGTATGTAAATGCAGCAGCTCAGACGTCCATGAGAGGATATATGTGAGCAAAtggtatcatcatcatcatcaccatcatcatcattatcagaAATAAAGTTAAGGAGAAGATTAAAGTAGGGttaagttataaaaaaaaaaaaaaaaaaaagaatatatgtCCCAACCTTTGAATATTTCACTGAGCCCGGTGcactctgtttttctgttttccaaaacTGGAGAGAATACGGTGAACTGCAAAC comes from the Salarias fasciatus chromosome 1, fSalaFa1.1, whole genome shotgun sequence genome and includes:
- the mettl15 gene encoding 12S rRNA N(4)-cytidine methyltransferase METTL15 translates to MVFHMPLHSSPAIKKTNLALWRAWRTFKFSPLSSLAGRGSEDTSEEMSAVSPEKPPHTPVMLKEVLHYLDIQAGQVVLDMTFGGGGHTKAILSAAPGVTVLALDRDPTAISLAQRLAEQHHGRVKPLLGRFSELEALLSNMSIKPGSIDAVLLDAGCSSMQMDQAERGFALSKDGPLDMRMDGERYPDMPRAADVVNTLDQQALASILAAYGEERHARKIASAIVEARRVNPITRTQQLASVVAGSFPAAVVHARRDRLHRPAHVATKTFQALRIFVNDELNELHAGLRAARTLLKPAGRLCVITFHSLEDRLVKRFLQGEDLSNLEQDHFSPRKHASRKDKKLAGDERGGGNAVWVPLRRKVIIPEKEDVRENPRGRSAKLRAAALRH